In the Streptomyces formicae genome, one interval contains:
- a CDS encoding DoxX family protein, protein MTGRLNSAQPYALGLFRIVIGLLFACHGASTLFGVLGGADGNGGTVDAGTWPGWYAAVIQLVGGALVALGLGTRAAAFISSGSMAYAYFKVHQPEALWPLQNGGEPSAIFCWAMLLFVFTGSGAFGIDRLFSARGERDEDKASDRTPVAA, encoded by the coding sequence ATGACTGGACGTCTCAACAGCGCCCAGCCCTACGCCCTCGGGCTGTTCCGCATAGTCATCGGCCTGCTCTTCGCCTGCCACGGCGCCTCCACGCTCTTCGGCGTCCTCGGCGGCGCGGACGGCAACGGCGGCACCGTGGACGCGGGCACCTGGCCCGGCTGGTACGCGGCAGTGATCCAGCTCGTCGGCGGCGCCCTGGTCGCTCTCGGCCTCGGCACCCGCGCCGCGGCGTTCATCTCGTCCGGTTCGATGGCCTACGCCTACTTCAAGGTCCACCAGCCGGAGGCCCTGTGGCCCCTGCAGAACGGCGGCGAGCCGTCGGCGATCTTCTGCTGGGCGATGCTCCTGTTCGTCTTCACCGGCTCCGGCGCGTTCGGTATCGACCGGCTCTTCTCGGCGCGTGGCGAGCGCGACGAGGACAAGGCGTCCGACCGGACGCCGGTCGCGGCCTGA
- a CDS encoding superoxide dismutase family protein translates to MVAGMVAGAVAAAVLAAGGGVPDGADGGTDGELSSSVAVAAVADQYWMRAEARFAPPTAFIPSPAVTYEQGLVPAASWISVEQRVDERGTTVTARVRGMTPGHAYGVHVHQNPCGASPEAAGGHYQHVQDPVQPSKDPAYANPDNEVWLDFTAGADGSGSASAHHLWGFRPGGAGSVVLHREPGGAGDRVACFTVPFGSPPGESVEAGETVEQPAV, encoded by the coding sequence ATGGTGGCAGGGATGGTGGCCGGTGCGGTGGCGGCGGCGGTGCTGGCCGCGGGCGGCGGCGTGCCCGACGGCGCGGACGGCGGAACGGACGGCGAGCTGTCCAGCAGCGTGGCCGTCGCCGCGGTGGCCGACCAGTACTGGATGCGGGCGGAGGCCAGGTTCGCGCCGCCCACGGCCTTCATCCCCTCGCCCGCGGTGACGTACGAGCAGGGGCTCGTCCCCGCCGCGTCCTGGATCAGCGTCGAACAGCGCGTCGACGAGCGCGGCACCACCGTGACCGCGCGGGTGCGGGGCATGACGCCGGGCCACGCGTACGGCGTGCACGTCCACCAGAACCCGTGCGGCGCGAGTCCGGAGGCGGCCGGTGGGCACTACCAGCACGTGCAGGACCCGGTGCAGCCGTCGAAGGACCCGGCCTACGCCAACCCGGACAACGAGGTGTGGCTGGACTTCACGGCGGGCGCGGACGGCTCGGGGTCGGCGAGCGCGCACCACCTCTGGGGGTTCAGGCCGGGCGGCGCGGGCTCCGTCGTCCTGCACCGGGAGCCGGGCGGCGCGGGCGACCGGGTGGCGTGCTTCACCGTGCCGTTCGGGTCGCCGCCCGGGGAGTCCGTGGAGGCCGGGGAGACCGTGGAGCAGCCCGCAGTGTGA
- a CDS encoding DedA family protein, whose amino-acid sequence MLESVGALTGSPWIYAVVAVSVLFDVFVPVLPSGMLVIMAATAATAAGTAGVPHGVPDILLLTLCAATASVLGDLAAFRVAWRGGARLDRAIARSRRLTSAQERLGTALARGGGVLVVIARFAPAGRSIVSLGAGAAHRKVREFLPWSVLAGIAWAGYSVALGYFGGQWLGATWLATGVSLLALFAAGAGAAFLVRRPRPSTS is encoded by the coding sequence GTGCTTGAGAGTGTGGGGGCGCTGACCGGCAGCCCATGGATCTACGCCGTCGTGGCGGTTTCCGTCCTTTTCGACGTGTTCGTACCGGTCCTGCCGAGCGGCATGCTCGTCATCATGGCGGCCACCGCGGCGACCGCCGCCGGAACCGCGGGCGTCCCGCACGGCGTGCCCGACATCCTGCTCCTGACGCTCTGCGCGGCCACCGCCTCGGTCCTCGGCGACCTGGCGGCCTTCCGCGTCGCCTGGCGCGGCGGCGCACGCCTCGACCGCGCCATCGCCCGCTCCCGCCGCCTGACCAGCGCGCAGGAGCGGCTCGGCACGGCGCTCGCGCGGGGCGGCGGCGTCCTCGTGGTCATCGCGCGCTTCGCCCCGGCGGGCCGCTCGATCGTCTCCCTCGGCGCGGGCGCGGCCCACCGCAAGGTGCGCGAGTTCCTGCCGTGGTCGGTGCTCGCGGGCATCGCCTGGGCCGGGTACAGCGTCGCCCTCGGCTACTTCGGCGGCCAGTGGCTCGGCGCGACCTGGCTGGCCACGGGCGTCTCCCTGCTCGCGCTCTTCGCGGCGGGCGCGGGCGCGGCCTTCCTGGTCCGCCGCCCCCGCCCGTCGACGAGCTGA
- a CDS encoding DUF2277 domain-containing protein, whose amino-acid sequence MCRSIKTLRPPAIPEDATEEEIRAAALQYVRKVSGFRAPAAHNREVFDRAVDAVAEATAELLGGIEVRGAAARTS is encoded by the coding sequence ATGTGCCGAAGCATCAAGACGCTCCGTCCGCCCGCCATCCCCGAGGACGCCACCGAGGAGGAGATCCGGGCCGCCGCGCTTCAGTACGTGCGGAAGGTGTCCGGGTTCCGTGCGCCCGCCGCGCACAACCGCGAGGTCTTCGACCGTGCGGTCGATGCCGTCGCCGAGGCGACCGCCGAGTTGCTCGGCGGGATCGAGGTGCGTGGGGCGGCCGCACGCACCTCTTAG
- a CDS encoding peptidase inhibitor family I36 protein produces MITKPTAVLAATLLAIGTALAASGTSQAASCPSGQFCAWTDADFGGQRTNWSGDDHDWEDPIQDQDSSWANHGISGPGIKDHVQVYENPGLIGFGTVCLGPGQEINSNSWGNDSGDSHTWKMEC; encoded by the coding sequence ATGATCACCAAGCCCACGGCCGTCCTGGCCGCCACGCTCCTCGCCATCGGCACCGCGCTCGCCGCGTCGGGCACGTCCCAGGCCGCCTCCTGCCCGAGCGGCCAGTTCTGCGCCTGGACCGACGCGGACTTCGGCGGCCAGCGCACCAACTGGTCGGGCGACGACCACGACTGGGAGGACCCGATCCAGGACCAGGACTCCTCCTGGGCCAACCACGGCATCTCGGGCCCCGGCATCAAGGACCACGTCCAGGTCTACGAGAACCCGGGCCTGATCGGCTTCGGCACGGTCTGCCTCGGCCCCGGCCAGGAGATCAACTCCAACAGCTGGGGCAACGACAGCGGCGACTCCCACACGTGGAAGATGGAGTGCTGA
- a CDS encoding YceI family protein, whose protein sequence is MGIFSRRQTDTVEPGSGGGAGASLAQAGGAGVALDPALRALDGQWTIDRPHSRIGFSVRHAMVTTVRGAFADYDSALSFDGGNPAASRAELVIRVGSVDTGVEQRDAHLVGTDFFDARRFPEMAFRSTSTRHEGGESFRMTGDLTIRDVTRPVELQLDYLGSVLDPFGFERVGFDGTTTIDRTEWGLVYNQRLKAGGTMVSEKVRLQFDISAVRAGAQGGTTG, encoded by the coding sequence ATGGGTATCTTCAGCCGTCGTCAGACCGACACCGTCGAGCCGGGCTCGGGCGGCGGGGCCGGTGCGTCTCTCGCGCAGGCCGGGGGCGCGGGTGTCGCGCTCGATCCGGCGCTTCGGGCGCTCGACGGGCAGTGGACCATCGACCGTCCGCACAGCCGCATCGGGTTCTCCGTGCGACACGCGATGGTCACCACCGTGCGGGGCGCCTTCGCCGACTACGACAGCGCGTTGTCCTTCGACGGCGGCAACCCCGCCGCCTCGCGGGCCGAACTCGTCATACGCGTCGGCAGCGTCGACACGGGAGTGGAGCAGCGGGACGCGCATCTCGTGGGGACCGACTTCTTCGACGCGCGGCGCTTCCCGGAGATGGCGTTCCGGAGCACCTCCACGCGGCACGAGGGCGGGGAGAGTTTCCGTATGACGGGGGACCTGACCATCCGCGACGTCACCAGGCCCGTCGAGCTGCAGCTCGACTACCTCGGCTCGGTGCTCGACCCCTTCGGCTTCGAGCGCGTCGGGTTCGACGGCACCACCACCATCGACCGCACCGAGTGGGGCCTCGTCTACAACCAGCGCCTCAAGGCGGGCGGCACCATGGTGAGCGAGAAGGTCCGCCTGCAGTTCGACATTTCGGCGGTACGGGCCGGGGCGCAGGGCGGGACGACGGGCTGA
- a CDS encoding DUF4097 family beta strand repeat-containing protein has protein sequence MSVRTRRPRVVRTLAAATGTAALVALVGACGADAADDSEPEHRTFALPGKTLTVESGNSALELVPAGSGGKDLKVTRWFDGRSVLGGDTKVTWEMAGDRLKLGMTCSGVIVNCSAKHRVEVPRGVAVTVENKDGQVTANGFHEALKVDTKDGSVSVKGSRGPLSLRSSDGSITVEDSVGPLDLGSSDGSITARGVTSRQVAVSSKDGSVSLELADVPDRVDARSKDGSVDIAVPSGKSKKNGGKVAYDVRTETSDGAVDVSVPRDDNSPHRVSVHSTDGKVTVRTAN, from the coding sequence ATGTCCGTCCGTACCCGGCGTCCACGCGTCGTCCGCACCCTTGCCGCCGCCACCGGAACCGCCGCGCTCGTGGCGCTCGTCGGGGCGTGCGGGGCCGACGCGGCGGATGACAGCGAGCCGGAGCACCGGACGTTCGCGCTGCCCGGCAAGACGCTGACCGTCGAGTCCGGCAACTCCGCACTCGAACTGGTCCCGGCGGGCAGCGGCGGCAAGGACCTGAAGGTGACCCGGTGGTTCGACGGGCGGTCCGTGCTCGGCGGCGACACCAAGGTGACGTGGGAGATGGCCGGGGACCGGCTCAAGCTGGGCATGACGTGCTCCGGCGTCATCGTCAACTGCTCGGCCAAGCACCGCGTCGAGGTGCCCCGCGGGGTCGCCGTGACCGTCGAGAACAAGGACGGTCAGGTCACCGCCAACGGATTCCACGAGGCCCTGAAGGTGGACACGAAGGACGGCTCCGTCAGCGTCAAGGGCTCCCGGGGGCCGCTCAGCCTGCGCAGCTCCGACGGCTCCATCACCGTCGAGGACTCCGTCGGCCCCCTCGACCTGGGCAGCTCCGACGGCTCGATCACCGCGCGCGGCGTCACGTCGCGCCAGGTGGCCGTCAGCTCCAAGGACGGTTCCGTCTCGCTGGAGCTGGCCGACGTGCCCGACCGCGTCGACGCCCGCAGCAAGGACGGCTCCGTCGACATCGCGGTCCCGAGCGGGAAGAGCAAGAAGAACGGGGGCAAGGTCGCCTACGACGTACGGACCGAGACCTCCGACGGAGCCGTCGACGTATCCGTGCCGCGCGACGACAACAGCCCGCACCGGGTGTCCGTCCACAGCACCGACGGCAAAGTCACCGTGCGCACCGCGAACTAA
- a CDS encoding DUF4383 domain-containing protein has translation MATHVLHSKPKGHRRRIILDEDLPVDHRLSKVYRVGAGLMGLVLLAFGVLGLIDRIGFFDTRGDTVAGLNTNGALSILSIAVGLLLFVGMVIGGNTASTLNMTLGVLFLLSGFVNLALLDTRYNFLAFRIQNVLFSFVVGVLLMTFGMYGRVSGGLPHDNPYWRARHPDRTS, from the coding sequence ATGGCCACGCATGTGCTCCACTCCAAGCCCAAGGGCCACAGGCGCCGCATCATCCTCGACGAGGACCTGCCCGTCGACCACCGGCTGAGCAAGGTCTACCGCGTCGGCGCGGGCCTGATGGGGCTCGTCCTGCTCGCCTTCGGCGTCCTCGGCCTCATCGACAGGATCGGCTTCTTCGACACCCGCGGCGACACCGTCGCGGGGCTCAACACCAACGGCGCGCTGAGCATCCTGTCCATCGCCGTCGGTCTGCTGCTCTTCGTCGGCATGGTGATCGGCGGCAACACCGCGTCGACGCTGAACATGACGCTCGGCGTCCTGTTCCTGCTCAGCGGCTTCGTCAATCTCGCCCTGCTCGACACCCGCTACAACTTCCTGGCGTTCCGGATCCAGAACGTCCTGTTCAGCTTCGTGGTGGGCGTGCTGCTCATGACCTTCGGGATGTACGGCCGGGTCAGCGGCGGGCTGCCGCACGACAACCCGTACTGGAGGGCCCGCCACCCGGATCGGACCAGCTGA